Proteins found in one Poecilia reticulata strain Guanapo linkage group LG15, Guppy_female_1.0+MT, whole genome shotgun sequence genomic segment:
- the galm gene encoding galactose mutarotase isoform X2, with the protein MTQVSHQQWGQVPGLGSMDMWTLQSPQVRVEVLTLGAIIRSVSCRGKHGQMEDVVLGYDDLEGYVSDKRYLGALVGRVANRIAKGHFVVEGKEFQLDTNNGPNALHGGLHGFNKAVWLAEEVEGGVILSHTSPDGDQGYPGELQVSVSYTLQGETLTTDYRARSTKTTPINLTNHSYFNLAGQGVADIYDHEVSISAHSYLPVDDTSIPTGEIRPVKDTPFDLRVPVPVGVRLKNVPGLGFDHNFCLCSPRDDWTERHAARVLHPPSGRVLEVSTTQPGVQFYTANVLDGSIRGKGGVTYGKHSAFCLETQNWPNAVNQASFPDCLLRPGDEYHHVTRFTFTTV; encoded by the exons ATGACTCAGGTCAGCCATCAGCAGTGGGGACAGGTCCCCGGTCTTGGCAGCATGGACATGTGGACCCTCCAGTCCCCCCAGGTGCGGGTGGAGGTCCTGACCCTGGGTGCCATTATAAGGTCTGTGTCCTGCAGAGGGAAACATGGGCAGATGGAGGATGTAGTCCTTGGCTACGATGACCTGGAAG GTTATGTGTCGGATAAACGGTATCTGGGGGCCTTGGTGGGTCGCGTGGCTAACAGGATAGCAAAGGGACACTTTGTGGTAGAAGGAAAAGAGTTCCAACTAGATACCAACAATGGACCAAATGCCCTGCATGGAGGCCTGCACGGCTTCAACAAG GCAGTCTGGCTTGCTGAAGAAGTGGAAGGTGGTGTGATCCTCAGTCATACGAGTCCAGATGGAGACCAGGGCTACCCTGGTGAGCTTCAGGTCTCTGTCTCCTACACTCTACAG GGGGAAACTCTAACCACTGACTACCGAGCCCGCTCCACCAAAACAACCCCCATCAACCTCACCAACCATTCCTACTTCAACCTAGCAGGGCAG GGAGTGGCAGATATCTACGATCATGAGGTGTCTATCAGTGCACACTCTTACCTGCCTGTTGATGATACATCAATCCCTACAG GAGAGATCCGCCCTGTGAAGGACACACCTTTTGACCTCCGGGTGCCGGTTCCTGTTGGTGTCCGGCTGAAGAATGTTCCTGGCCTCGGCTTTGACCACAACTTCTGCCTGTGTTCGCCCAGAGATGACTGGACAGAAAGACATGCTGCCAG AGTGCTCCACCCCCCCAGTGGGCGTGTCCTGGAGGTGTCAACCACCCAACCAGGAGTCCAGTTCTACACCGCCAATGTCCTAGACGGCTCCATCAGAGGAAAGGGTGGTGTGACATATGGGAAGCACAGCGCCTTCTGTTTAGAGACACAAAACTGGCCCAATGCTGTTAACCAG
- the galm gene encoding galactose mutarotase isoform X1, with translation MRHQQRQLFRARLRMTQVSHQQWGQVPGLGSMDMWTLQSPQVRVEVLTLGAIIRSVSCRGKHGQMEDVVLGYDDLEGYVSDKRYLGALVGRVANRIAKGHFVVEGKEFQLDTNNGPNALHGGLHGFNKAVWLAEEVEGGVILSHTSPDGDQGYPGELQVSVSYTLQGETLTTDYRARSTKTTPINLTNHSYFNLAGQGVADIYDHEVSISAHSYLPVDDTSIPTGEIRPVKDTPFDLRVPVPVGVRLKNVPGLGFDHNFCLCSPRDDWTERHAARVLHPPSGRVLEVSTTQPGVQFYTANVLDGSIRGKGGVTYGKHSAFCLETQNWPNAVNQASFPDCLLRPGDEYHHVTRFTFTTV, from the exons ATGCGCCACCAGCAGCG GCAGCTCTTCAG GGCCAGACTCAGGATGACTCAGGTCAGCCATCAGCAGTGGGGACAGGTCCCCGGTCTTGGCAGCATGGACATGTGGACCCTCCAGTCCCCCCAGGTGCGGGTGGAGGTCCTGACCCTGGGTGCCATTATAAGGTCTGTGTCCTGCAGAGGGAAACATGGGCAGATGGAGGATGTAGTCCTTGGCTACGATGACCTGGAAG GTTATGTGTCGGATAAACGGTATCTGGGGGCCTTGGTGGGTCGCGTGGCTAACAGGATAGCAAAGGGACACTTTGTGGTAGAAGGAAAAGAGTTCCAACTAGATACCAACAATGGACCAAATGCCCTGCATGGAGGCCTGCACGGCTTCAACAAG GCAGTCTGGCTTGCTGAAGAAGTGGAAGGTGGTGTGATCCTCAGTCATACGAGTCCAGATGGAGACCAGGGCTACCCTGGTGAGCTTCAGGTCTCTGTCTCCTACACTCTACAG GGGGAAACTCTAACCACTGACTACCGAGCCCGCTCCACCAAAACAACCCCCATCAACCTCACCAACCATTCCTACTTCAACCTAGCAGGGCAG GGAGTGGCAGATATCTACGATCATGAGGTGTCTATCAGTGCACACTCTTACCTGCCTGTTGATGATACATCAATCCCTACAG GAGAGATCCGCCCTGTGAAGGACACACCTTTTGACCTCCGGGTGCCGGTTCCTGTTGGTGTCCGGCTGAAGAATGTTCCTGGCCTCGGCTTTGACCACAACTTCTGCCTGTGTTCGCCCAGAGATGACTGGACAGAAAGACATGCTGCCAG AGTGCTCCACCCCCCCAGTGGGCGTGTCCTGGAGGTGTCAACCACCCAACCAGGAGTCCAGTTCTACACCGCCAATGTCCTAGACGGCTCCATCAGAGGAAAGGGTGGTGTGACATATGGGAAGCACAGCGCCTTCTGTTTAGAGACACAAAACTGGCCCAATGCTGTTAACCAG